A region of the Myxococcus stipitatus DSM 14675 genome:
TGTGGGGACAGCTCATCGTCCCCCTCCAGGGTGACATCACCGACGCGCAGGCCGCGCAGCTCTGCTCGGATGTGCTGGCGGACATCCAGCGCACGGGCGCCAAGGGCATGGTGGTGGATATCTCCGGCCTGTGGCTGGTGGACAGCCACCTGTGCGCGGTGCTGGCGCGGCTTGCGGGCTCGGCTCGGCTGATGGGGACTCGCACGGTGCTGTGTGGCATGGGCGCGGATGTGGCGCTCACGCTGCAGAGCATGGGGATTCAGCTGGACGGCGTGGAGACGGCGCTGGGGCTGGAGGAGGGTTTGTCGCTGCTGGGAATCACCGCGGTGGGCGCGCGCACGGCGGAGTCGGAGCGCGAGGCGGCCCAGAAGCTCGCGGATGAGATGCTGGGCCTGGAGGCGGTGGTGGCGCCTCGGTCCTCGGTCGTCTGAAGAGGTGGGTGCCCATCGAGCCGGGTGTCTCCACTCGGCTCGATGGCGCATGTTCGTGACTCAGCTCTGGCGACGGCGGACTCGGAGCCACCCGGCCCACGCCAGCCAGAGCAGGACGCTCGGAATGGCGCCCGCGGTGCTGGAGCAACCCACGCCGCCGCCCTCCACTGTCTTGGGCCGCTTGAACTCCCAGGTGTAGGTTTGGGGAG
Encoded here:
- a CDS encoding STAS domain-containing protein → MSISDLPRHARELSRIPIIPLWGQLIVPLQGDITDAQAAQLCSDVLADIQRTGAKGMVVDISGLWLVDSHLCAVLARLAGSARLMGTRTVLCGMGADVALTLQSMGIQLDGVETALGLEEGLSLLGITAVGARTAESEREAAQKLADEMLGLEAVVAPRSSVV